The Streptomyces sp. NBC_00510 genomic interval CGTCGCCGAGTTCGCCGGGATCTGGCGCGACATGCCGAAGGTCGTGTACTCGCGGACCCTGGAGCGGGCCGACTGGAACGCCACGATCGTGCGCGACGTCGTCGCCGAGGAGGTCATGGAGCTCAAGGCGCGGCCGGGCGGCGACCTGATGCTCGGCGGTGCCGACCTCGCCGCCTCGTTCCTGCGGCTGGGACTGGTCGACGAGTACCGGATCTACGTCCACCCGGTCGTGCTGGGCCGCGGCAGGTCGGTCTTCCCCGACTCCGACACGCTCACCGCCCTCCGGCTCGCCGGGACGCAGACCTTCGGCAACGGGGTCGTGCTGCTGCAGTACGACCGCGCCGACGCCGGACCGGGCGCCTGACCGCCGCTAGGCCGTGTCGTCACATGCCCTCCCCCAACCTTCGGCCGGGGGTGCCCCCACCCCGCGACGCTCCCCCAGCTGACGCTGGGAGGTGCCCCCAGGCACGGCACTCCCCCAGCCTTCGGCCCGGGGGAGTTGTCGAATCGTCCGAGTAGCCCACTACGAGGACGACTCTCCGCCTTGCGATGCACCGCACCTGGGGGCACCTCCCAGCGGAGCTGGGGGAGCCGCGGGGCCCGCCCTCCGGGCGGTGGGGGCACCTCCCAGCGGTAGCTGGGGGAGCTCATGTGACGACACGACCTAGAGCGCGCCGCGTTCCACGCAGCCGCGCAGGAACGCGGCCTGCCCGGCGTGCTGCAGGTCGTCCGACACCACGCTGACCAGCCGTACCGCGAGCGTCACCGGCGGATCCCAGCTGGTGTCGACGACGCGCGGGAAGTCCGTCTCGCGCAGCGTCCGCAGGTAGCCCAGGGTGTGCTCGTACACCGCGTCGTGATAGCCGGTCAGCAGCTCGCCCGACTCAACGCGCAGCGCGGCGACGTCCTTGGGGCGGTGGCCGTAGCCGGTGTCGTACGGCGCGAAGGGCAGGCCGAAGCGGTCGGCCCAGCCGCCGGTGGTCCACAGCTGCTCGGTGCCCGCGACGCCGGCCACGTGGTCGTCCTGAATGCGCGTCAGGTGCCAGATCAACCAGGCGATCGAGTTCGCCCCCTCGTCGGGCCGCGCGTGCAGGGCGTCCAGGGGCATGCCGTCGACGGCCTCGTGCACGGTTTCCTGGATCCTGCCGAAGGCGTCGGCGAGCAGATCTGCGCTCTTCATGCGTGCTCCCTCGGTTCCTGTGCCGGGCGGTCCCCCGGTGCCGCTCCGCCCACGCTAGGCGTGGCGCCCCGCCGCGGCCACCAGACACTCCAGCACGCGGCGCAACGGCGGCTGCCCCGCGGTGCCGGCGGCCAGCAGCGCCGAGACCGTACGGGTCACCGGGTGCGCGGGCGGGTGCAGGCTGACGCCGTCCAGGGCGGCGGGCAGTGCCAGCCGCGGGACGAGCGCCACACCCGCACCGGCCGCCACGAGGGCGGTGAGGACCGAGAAGTCACTGGCCAGTGCGACCGGCCGGGGCACGAATCCGGCCGCGCCGCAGGCCCGCCGGGTCAGTTCGTGGCAGGAGGTGTCCGGCCCGGGCATGAGCCAATCCTGCCCGGCGAGGAGCGCCAGGTCGAGGGCCTCGCCCGGGGCCAGGCCGTGTTCGGCGGCGAGCGCGGGAGGAACGGCGAGCAGCACCGGGTCCTCCATCAGATGGTGCTGCTCGCAGCCGGCGGGCACCTCGCGCGGCAGCAGGCTGTACGCGTGGACGACGGCGATGTCGGCCTCGCGGCGCCGCAGCAGCTCCACCGCCGCGCCGGGTTCGTGCTCGGCGATCCTGAGCCTGGTCGGAGCAAGGGCGCCGGCACCCGCCCCGGCACTCGCGCCCGCACCCTCACCGCCGCCGGCATCGCCGTCGGCGAGCAGCCGCCACACCTCCGGCAGCAGGGTGCGCGCCGCGGACGGGAAGGCGGCGACGCGGACGGGGCCGCCGGCGCCCCCGCGGAGCCTGTCCAACGCTGCCTCGGCGGAGGCGAGATCGCCGAGGATCACCTCCGCGTGCTCCACCAGCAGCCGCCCGGCCGGGGTCAGCCGCAGCGTGCGGCCCCGCTTCTCCAGGACCGGGACCCCGGTCTCCCGCTCCAGCGCGGCGAGTTGCTGGGAGACGGCGGGGCCGGTCAGATGCAGCGCCTCGGCGGTGGCGGCGACCGTGCCGTGCACCGAGAAGGCCCGCAGCAGGCTCAGCCGGCGGACGTCGAGCATAAAGCTCACCTTCTCGTTTACGAAAGAAAGAGTAACTGGACCTTTTCCATCCTAGTCGGGACAGTGGGACACGTGAAGCCTCCCGCCCCCTCGCCCCGCGTCCTCGCCCTTGCCGGCACCGTCGTGCTGTGGGCCTCGGCGTTCCCCGCCATCCGCGTCGGCCTGGAGGGGCTGGGGGTCGCCGGCCTGTCCATCCTGCGGCTGGCCGTGGCGTCCGCCGCGCTCGCCGTGGCCGCACCCCTGCTCGGCGTCCGCCGGCCGCGGCGGCGCGACCTCCCGCTCATCGCGTTGTGCGGCCTGACCGGCATGGCCGCGTACCAACTGCTGCTCAACTGGGGCGAGGTCCACGTCCCCGCGGGCACCGCCAGCCTGCTGGTCGGCATCGCCCCCACCTTCAGCGTGCTCCTCGCGACGGCCTTCCTCAGCGAACCGCTGACCCGCACCGTCGTCGCGGGCAGCCTCGTGGCGATCGGCGGGGCCGCCGTCATCGCCCTCGCCCGCGGCGGCGCGCACTTCACCGCGGGTGCGCTCGTCGTCCTCGGCGCCGCCGTCGTCCAGGGCGTCTACCACGCCGCCACCAAACCGCTGCTGCGCCGCCACACCGGGCTGGAGGTCGCGTGCTACGCCATGTGGGCCGGCACCCTGATGCTGCTGCCGCTCGCCCCCGGCACCGTGCGGGCGGCGGCCCACGCGCCCGGCTCCGCCCTCGCCTCGGCGGTCTACCTCGGCCTGCTGCCGTCCGCGCTGGGCTTCGTGATCTGGGGGTACGCGGTCGCCCGGCTCAGCCTCGCGACCTCCACGGCGGCCCTGTACCTCGTACCGCCGGTGGCCCTCCTCGTCGCCTTCGTGTGGCTCGGCGAGACCCCCCGGCCCACCGAACTGACGGGCGGGGCGATCGGCATCGCGGGCGTCGTCCTGATCAACCGCGGGCGGCCCGGGGCGTCCGGGGCCGGCCGGGCCGGGCGTCAGCGGATCGCGAGGACCAAGGTCACGACGTAGTGCTCCTCGACCACGCCGTCCGCGAAGTGCCGCAGCAGGCGCTCCCGTTCGGCGGCGAGGAAGGCGTCGGCGCGTTCCTCGCCGAGCACCAGGAAGGCCGACTGGGTACCGAGGTTCGCCAGATGCACCTCGACGGGCACCCGCCGGGACCAGGGCAGCCGGTGCTCGGCGAAACCCGGCCCGTCCGGCAGCCGCCCCGAGCGGGGATGGGACAGTTTTCCGAAGAAGCCGCCCAGCCGCTCCTGCTCGGCGGCGATCCACGGCACCGACATGTCGGGGTCGTTGCGCCACAGCGCGAACGCGCCGCCCGGCCGCAGCACCCGCAGCGCCTCCGGCACCGACCCCCGCGGATCGGTCCAGTGCCAGGCCTGCGCGTACGTCACGAAGTCGAAGGCGCCGGAGGCCAGTGGCAACCGGTCGCCGTCCCCGCGCACGAGAGCGACGTCCGGCAGGTTGCGGCGCAGCTCCGCGGCCATGCCGCCGCCCGGCTCCACGGCCACCACCCGGGCGCCGCGGTCGTGCAGCAGCGCGGTGGCGATGCCCGTCCCCGCACCCACGTCGGCGACCAGGGCACCGCGCAGCCGGTGGCCCGCCAGCTCCTCCACGGCGTCGAGGAGGGCCGGCGGGTACGAGGGGCGGTTCGCGGCGTACCGTCCGGCAGCCCGGTCGAAGGCGCGGGCGCGAGGTGAAGTGGTCATACCTCCATGATCCTCCGCCCCGGCCCGCTCGCGGTGGCCGGTCAGTCCCAGCGTCCGGAGCCGTAGCCTCGGCCGGCTCCCGCGGCGGGACGGATCCACCGCGTGGCCAGGAACGCGAGGCAGCTGACGGCGACGATCAGCAGACCGGGGCCGATGCCGCCCCCGCTGCCGATCGCGCCCAGCGACGTCTGATCGCTCGCGGTCCCCGGGTAGACCGGCGCGCCACCCGGGGCCGTCGGGGCGGCGGGGGCCCCCGGGGCCGCCTGCTGCGCGCCCTGACCGTTGCCGGAGCCGCCTGTGCCGCCGGAGCCGCCCCCCGTGCCCCCGCCCGCCTCACGGGTGGGCGCACCGGCGGAGGCGGCCGGCGCCGCGCCCGGCGCGTCGCCACCGGCGGCCGGCGCCGGGGCGTCACCGCTGTCCGTGGCGCGCGGCAGGCTCACGCCGAGCGCCGCCATTGCCGAGCTCACCGGCTGGAAGAAGGTGATGCCGCCCGCCGTGCAGTCGCCGCTGCCGCCCGAGGTGATCCCGAGTGCGAAGCCCTGCGCGAACAACGGGCCGCCGCTGTCGCCGGGCTCGGCGCACACGGAGGTCTGTATGAGACCGCTGACCGTCCCCTCGGGGTAGTTGACCGTCGCGTTCAGGCCGGTCACCTGACCGGAGTGCAGCCCCGAGGTGCTGCCGCTGCGGAAGACCTCCTGCCCCACGAACGGGTCGGCCGCGCCGGTGATCCGGACCACGCGGCCCGCGCCGACCCCGACGACGCTGCTGTGGTCCGAGCCGTCGTTCTGGTACTGCACGAGCGAGAAGTCGCCGCCGGGGAAGGAGGTCGAGACGGTGGTGCCGACGGGCCTGGTCCCCTGGTTGTCGGCGAACCAGGCGGTGCCCGGCGGGCCGCAGTGACCGGCCGTCAGGATGAAGTCGGTCGTCCCGTTGGTGACGTTGAAGCCCGCGGAACAGCGGCTGCCCCGGGTCAGGATCGGCGCGGCCCCCGCGGTCCTGGTCGTGAAGTCGGCCCCGGTGCGCTCCATGCGGACCTGCCCGCCGATGCCGTCCGCGACGGACTGCAGGCGCGCCCACTCGTCGGCGGAGACCGTGCTGTCGGCCAGCACCAGGACCTCGTTGGAGACCGGGTCGACCGACCAGGCGGTTCCGGGTACGCGGGGGGCCTCGCGCAGTTCGCCGGCCGCGTCCTTCAGGTCGCGCATGCTGTAGCGGACGACCTCTGCCCGGGCGCCCGCCCTGGCGACCTCGGCCGCGGTGTCCTGGTCCGTCACGGCGACCACCGGGAGGCCCTCGGCGTCCACCCAGCTCCCGCCGGTCCGGGCGTCGCCGAGGCGCGCCGCCAGGTCTCTGGCCAGGCCCGCGGCGTCCGCCGCGCCCTGCCCGCCCTGCCCGCCCTGCGCGCCGTCCGGGGCGTCCAGCACCTGGCTGCCGCTCCCGGTCCGCGTGCCGTCGGGGGCCGCCCCGAATGCCTGCGACATCATCACTCCGCCGCAGACCACTCCCGCGACGGCCACGAGCCGCAGCGCGCGCTGCACCTGACGCCGTGTGCGCCTCAACGTGCCCCCTACATCCGCTTCCGTACCTGCAGGTCACCGGCATTGACTGCCGCGGGTCCCGAGAGGGGACCCGGCCTTCCATACGTGCGGGGGAGCCGCAGCGCTCACCGCGCGCGGCGACGATCCGGAACGCGCGGACGTGCCCGGGGTGGCGAGGCGCTCTATCGTGGCCGGGTCGGCGGAGCCGGCGATCCAACGAGCCATCAAGGAGTGACATGGGCGGTCAATTCGAGGCGGTCGTCGAGGTCGACCGTCCCGTGGCGGAGGTCTTCGCCTTCCTCGCCGACGGGCGCAACGACCCCAAGTTCAGCCCCCGGGTGCAGGAGATCCTGCGTACGCCCGACGCCCCGACGGCGGTCGGCACGGTGTTCACCAGCATCGTGAAGGACGCCGGGATGAAGTCCCACCGGGAGTTCCGGATCACCGAGTTCGACCCGCCCAACCGGATCCGCTGGACCGAGCAGTCGAAGAACCTGGTCACCGCCGAGGGCGGTTACGACCTGCAGCCGGTCTCCGAGACCACCACCCGGGTGCGGATCTTCAACCACCTGGAGGGGCACGGTCTCGGGAAGCTGCTGGTCGGCCTGGCCCTGAGTGCCGCACGCAAGGACGCCTCGGCGTTCGGGCAGCGGATCAAGGCCGCCGTCGAGGCGTCCTGACCGCTCACCGATCCCCTGACACCCTGACACGCCTGACACGGGGTCACCGGGGCCGCGCCGCCGACAGCGGCCCCGGGTGACGTCCCGGCCGGGGCTCAGTAGCGCAGCACCGCCGCGATCCGGTCGTGCTCGGCGAGGCTGTCCGGCGCCACGAAGCGGACCTCGGCACCCTTGTCGAGCGCCGCCTCCACCAACTCGTCCACGATGTCCTCGCGGATGCCGTCCTCGAAGCCGCCCGCCTCCGGGCCGTCACCGTCCACCGGGGTGAGGTGACCGTCGCTCAGGCGCACCGTGCGCTGGAAGTCCTCCTCGACCACGACGAGTTCGGCGCGGCCCTCGCACACGGACTCCCACACCTCGTCCAGCCCGGCCGCGAAGGTCCTGCGACTGCGGGCGTCCACCAGCCTGCGGCCGGTCCGTTCCGTCTCCCGCTCGGCGAACTCCTTCTGCGCCGGGGCGAGTTCCTGAAGCAGCGTCTGCGCGGGGCCGTTGGCCAGGCCGCCCTTGTGCACGACGGCCACCGCGGCGTCCGCTGCGGTGCCGACCTCCTTGAGCAGGGCGACCGCGTCCGGCAGGCCCACCAGGTACAGCGGCCGGCCGTCGGCGGCCAGGAGGGAGGCCAGGGCGCCGTCGACGGACCGCAGGAAGCGCCGCGTCTCCTCGTCCCGGAAGGTGCTCGGGTGGTCCCCGACCTGCTCCTGCCGCTCGGGGTCCCACTGCACGGGGTCCGGCTCCATGGGGAAGCCCTGCGCGTCCTGGGGGTGCAGCGACTGGCCGCTGCCGCTCCACAAGGTCGCCCGGTCGGCCGCCACCGTGAGCACCCAGTACGGGAGGGCCCTGGCCTTCGCGGCGACCAGGTTGCGGGTCAGGAAGCTGTCGCTGAGCACCACGCGCTCGGGGACGGCCCGGGGCAGCGTCCAGATCTGGTGGTCCCGTTCCGTGGCGTACATGACGAGCCCGTCCAGCGAGTAGCGCAGGTCCACTTCGGCGGCGGCGGCCTTCAGCTGCGTCTTGATGGCCATCCGCGACCGGCGGGACGCCTCCGGATCGTGCTCGATCCGGCGCTCGGCCTCGGCGAGCAGATTGCGCAGCCGTACGGCGTCCTGGGCGTTGTCCGGTTCGCGCCGGTGCGTCGGCATGGTCAGCGACACCGCCGGATACGGCCTGGTCGCGCGCAGTGCTCGCAGGGTGCCGGCCGTCAGGGCATCGGTTTCCATGATCGCCTCCCTGAGGGGTCCGCGGTTGCTCCCCGCGGACGGGGGCAGCCCACACCCCGAGCCTCGCACACCAGCCGGGCCGCCGCCTGCCGGGGAGGGCCCGGCCGCGCGGCGTTCAGGCCCCGTTGCGGTGGTGCGCGCCGAAACCGGAGTCCCAGGCCCACATGTGGGTGCAGCCGGGACACTGCAGATGCACCACGGGCCCCTTGTTCGACAGCAAGTAGCGCCAGTGGTCGGGGCAGTTGCGGCCCGCGGCGCAGGTGGAGCACTCCCGGTGGTCCTCGCAGCGCGGGCAGGGGACCCACGCCCGGCGGCCGGGGTCGGCCGTGGGATCAATCGGAAGCAGCACCGTCGTCCTCCCCGGACCCCTCACGGGGCGGCAGCACGCCCGCCGCCACGAGCGTGCGGTACACCGCCTCCTGCTCGTCGTCGAGGCCGGAGTAGAGCAGCCGGTACGCCGCATCCTCCTCGCGCAGCACGGCGACCGGGTCCCAGTCGTCGCCGAGGGCGGCGAGGACCTCGGCCCGGCGGCGGGTCTCGTGGTCGGTGAAGTCCAGCTCGAACGCGTGGAGGCGGTCCGGGATGTCGTCGTCGTTCATGTCGCTCGCTCCCGGGGCAATCGGGGATGAATCCACTCTGTGTAACAAAGGGTCGTGCTCGGGGGAAAGCCTTTCCGGCCCCGATGTGACGAACTCCATGCGGCTCCGCCGCTGGTCAGGGACGTACCAGCGGCGGAGCGCCAGGTGGCCCGGGTGGGTGCCCGGGCCCCGTTCAGGAGCGCCGGGCGGCCTTGCGGCGCACCGTCCCGAAGGACAGGAACGACTTGCGGGGCGCCGCCTGCGCGGCCTTGGCGCCCTTGCCGGCCTTCGCCGTTTTGCCGGACTTCCCGGACTTCTCCGACTTCCCGGCCGTGCCGCTCCCGCGCGTCCCGAACGCCTTCGTGATCCTCGACGTCCTCGTACCGCCCGCGGGCTTCGCCGCCGGGGCCGCGGCCTGGGCGGGGGCCGCAGGGCGGACGGCGTGCACGGCCCGGCCGAGGCGACGCCCGAAGAGCAGGTAGCCCAGCAGGGCACCGGTGGTGTTCATGATCACGTCATCGATGTCGAAAGCGCGGCCCTGCACCACCGCGCCCTGCGCCAGCTCCACGAGGATCATCACCAGGCCCGTCGTCACCACCACGCGCAGCGCCCCGCGCGCCTTCGGTGCCAGCACCGGGAGCAGAACGCCGAAGGGCATGCCCAGCAGCACGTTCCCACCGACCTGCCGTACGGCGCCCGCCACCGTGTACCGCTCGTAGTACTGGCGCAGCGAGGCGCCGGGGTGCATGTTCGCGTGCGCGAGACCCTCCGAGGCGTACGACGGCACCAGCGTCGCGCGGGCCAGCACCGCCCCGAACGCGACCATCGCCACGAACGCCAGCGCCATCGCCGCCCACCGGGCCAGCGAGGCCAGTGGTGACCGCCGCCCCTCTTGCCTTGCCTCCGACGAACGCCCGCGCAACGCCAACCGAGCCACGGACTTCCCCCCTCTTCTGGTCTGTTCCGGTCGTGGTCTCCCCGTGTCACAGACCGGATACCCCGAGCGCCCCCCGGAATGCCGGGTGACCGCGGCTCTCCGCGGCGGTCAAGGGCGTTCACCCCGGGGGCGCCGCCTGCTGGGGAGGCGGCGGTGCCGAGGGCGGGCGACCGCCCGCGCGCCCCGTCGCCGCCACCAGGGCCGGCGACCGGCTGATCGCCAGCACGGCCGCGTCGTCGCCGAGGCAGCCGCCCGCGTAGGCCAGCAGGTCCGTGCACAGCCGTTCCACCAGCGCCTCGGGATCACCGGCCGGCTGCCCCGCGAGCCGCCCGGTCAGCGGGTAGAACGCCCCGGCCACGTCGCGCGCCTCGACGACCCCGTCGGTGTACAGCAGAAGGGTGTCGCCCGGCTCGAAGGCGAACGTGCGCACCGAGGGCTCCCCGCCGGCGAACTGCGTCAGCCCCAGCGGCGGCGCGGGCGCCGGCATGTCGAGCGGGGTCACCCGGCCTTCGCGGAGCCGCAGCGGCGGGGGATGACCGCAGGTGACGAGGTGGACCACCGGCTCGTCGTCCGGGATGTCGGCGACGACCGCGGTGACGAAGGACTCCGCCTCGTCCTCGGCCGGCCCGGCCTCCGCAGCGGGGTCGGTGAGGTCGGAGGAGATCGCCTGTTCCAGCCACAGGACCAGCGCCGGCAATTCCGCCTGGCGGTGCGCCACGGCGCGGAAGGCGCCCAGGGTCAGGGCGGCCTCGTTCACCGCCTCCATGCCCTTGCCGCGGACGTCCCCCACGATCACCCGGGTCCCGGTGTCCGTGCGCACGGCCGCGTACAGGTCCCCTCCGATCTGTGCCTCCGCCTCCGCGGCGAGGTAGACCGAGGCGATGCGCAGCGGCCCGATGCGCCGGGGGATGGGCCGCAGCAGCACCCGCTGCGCGGTCTCCGCCACCGAGCGCAGCCGGGTCACCTGCTGCTCGTGCTTCACGCGCAGATGGGCGAAGAAGGTTGCCAGCACCGACATCAGGGCCAGGGTGGCGATCTGCGCCGAGTGGTTGAGGTCCAGGGGCGTCGTGCGCACCGCCGCCACGAGGACCTGCGCGACCACCGCGACGCCGCCGACGACCGCGGTCGTCCTGGCCCCCGCGAACGAAGCGGTGATCGCGGGGGCGGCGACCAGGAACGGCCCCAGATGGACGTCGGGCGGTGACATGATGTCCACGACGGTGACCATCAGGATCAGCGTGAGCATGGCGGCCACCAGCAGATGCCCGGGCCGCCACGACCGCCCCCACTGTTCCAGGCGTCGTGCAACATCCATGACTCTTGGATACACCCGCGTCCGTGGCCCTGCCCGCTCGTACGCCCTCCGCCCGCTCCGGCCCCCCGCCTCAGGAGCGCCACTTCTCCCGGACGAGCACCTCCGCGATCCGCCAGCCCGTCCCGGTGTGCCGCAGACCGAAGGTGTAGCGGCCGCCGCACACGAAGTTGGGGGCGGTCGGGCCCGCCCCCGCTTCGCCGAGCCGCATGGGGTTGACGTAGTCGGCGTGCGCCACGGCGGACGGCGGGTCGAGGGCGATCCGGCGGTTGACGACCAGGTGCTGGCGCACGGGGAACAGGCGCATCGTCGAGGCGAGCCAGTCGGCGACCTCGGTGGCGGGTCCGGCGATGCCGCCCGCGGACGAGTAATCGGCCCGGCCGTCCGGGGCGAAGAGCGCGACGTACGCCGTCCAGTCGCCGTCGTCGACGGCCGCCGCGTAGCCACTGATCAGCTCGTCGACGGCCAGCCGGTCCAGCAGGGTCTCCCACTCCGCTCGCGTCGTCATCGGCACAGTGTTGGGCATACGGCACGAAGAGCCAAGACCCGTGCGGCGGTCGACCGGGCCGGTTGCGGGCCCGGCGACGTCACTCGGGGAGCGGGATGCGCATGCTCACCGAGCCCCGCAGGTCCAGCCACGCGGCGGACGGCCCGCGCACCAACCTCAGGATCACGGTGTCGCACCCGGGACAGCGGGCCACCAGCCCGGGGGAGTGGTCGTACACCCGCAGTGTGGCCACCGGCCCGCTCCGCCCGCAGCCCACGCAGCGGCCCTCGGCAGCCGTCATGTCCACCGCGAAGATCTCCCGGAGCGGCCCGGCCAGCGCGTTGCCGTCGGTGTACGCGTCCGTGCCCTGTGCGCTCATCCCAGCCTCCCGTCGCCCCGGCCGCCCCAGCGCCACCCACCCTATGCACGCGCAGCCCGCCCCGCGCGGTGCACCAGGGTCAACGGGGCCGCCGTGAGCTTTGAGCATGACTCCACAGGGGGGTGTTGCCACTGGTCAAAGCCGCGGCCAAGCCATCCAGGCCACGACGCGGCGTACGTCGTCTTCCGTACTGAGGCCCGGGGAATCGCGCGACCACCACAGGAGGTAGCCTGCCCGTCCGTTCGACGCCGCTGGAGGAGCCGTGCACGCCGTCGTCTTCCTTGTGAGGAGCGCGCTGGGCCTGGGTGGCGTTCTGGTCGCCGTCTGGGAGCTGACCCGCCAGGCTTCCGGACCTGGCTGGAGGAAACCGCGGATCTTCTCCGCAACCGCGGCTGTGGTGCTCGCCGCACTCCTGGCCATCTAGAGAACTCCGTCACTCGCCTCGCCTCGGCGTCCCTCAGCGACGACCGACGCTCGGCGGGTGAGATCATCGTTGGGTGGCGGACACGCAGCTACCCCCGGGGTGGACCCTTCAGCAGATCCGCGACGTGTCCGGGGACCAAGGGGCTGTCGTCCTGGACCCGAACCGGGCAGTGAAGTGGCTCTCCTTCCAGCGACGTTTGCGCCTGCCCGAGGTGCTCTGTGGGAAAGGTGAGGATGCACGGGTGATGACCATCGCGAGCCGGACGGGGCCCGGGCCGGGCCCATTTCTGCTCGTCTGGAGCTTGCTCGCCATCGTCGGCGGCGGCCTGCTGGCGACGAGGAAGTGGTCCGCTCGCTTGCACGACTTGGTTGTGACCGGCCTGGAGGGCCGGCCGGAATCGCAGCAACGGGCAACAGCGGCGCCTGCATGGTTTCTACGGCTCATCGGTGGCCTCTTCGCCATCGGCGGGCTCATTGGCTTGCCGCTCTCAATGTTCATGATCGTGAGCGGGTAGATCCAGAGACCAACCGAGCCGCGGGAAGCTTACGGTCCACTGTTCCGCTGACATCCAACGATGACATCAGCGGCCACGAACGGCCCCGGATCAGCTCGGCTGCTGGAACCGCTCGCTGCCACAAATCGTCATGCTTGACGCGACGAGTCTGCGAAGGTGCGCCGGTGACAGTACTTGTGGGGGACAAGCTCAGGTTCGCTGTGGAGATCGGCGACCCCTCCGACTCGGCACTGCGCCGAGTGGATCTTTGGGCCGCCGGCCGGTGGGGGGGGGCCTACGGCCGACAACTTGCGAGCCTTCCTCTTCCGTGACGAGGACAAGCTGGTGATCACGTCGCAGTCTTGGCGTGAGGAGCACCCAGGCGAGCATCCCGAGCACGTGGGAAAGGTCTTCGCTGTCGAGATCCCGGCCGCGGAATTCGTCGGGATCCTTGAGGCACTTGTTGCTGAGCTCGACCGAGGCCAAGAGGTTGTCTCACGTGGCGAGTTTCGCGAGCTTCTTCTATCAGGTCAGGGCAGCCATGGCCAGGCTTCGGCTCTGCCAGTCCTTGCGGACCACGTACGGGATCTTGAGACCACGAGCAGCCCATGGCAGGCTCATGCCGCATGATCGATGAATTCGCGAAAGACAACCTGCACGGGAGACTGCGGCGGGACCGCAAGGCGCTGCTCTGGAAACTCGACGGCTTGTCCGAATACGACGCCCGCCGACCTTTGACAGCGACCGGGACCAACCTCCTCGGCCTGGTCAAACACGTGGCCACCGTCGAGGCCAGGTACTTCGGCGAGGTCTTCGACCGCCCTTCCCCGGAACCGCTGCCCCAGTGGCAGGACTCCAACGGCAGCGATCTGTGGGCGACCGAGGACGAGACCCGCGATCAGATCATCGGGTTCTACCGGCGCACGTGGGAACACTCGGACGCGACGATCAACGAGCTTCCCCTCGACGCCCCCGGCCACGTGCCGTGGTGGCCGGAGCCTTATCCCAACACGAACCTGTTCGCCATCATGGCCCATGTCCTCGCCGAGTCCATCCGGCATGCCGGGCACGCGGATATCCTGCGCGAGGGCCTCGACGGCCGGACCGGGTTGCGCGCCGAACTCGAGAAGCAGATCGACGAGGAAGCCCGTGCAGCCTACCGCGCGAAG includes:
- a CDS encoding DinB family protein is translated as MIDEFAKDNLHGRLRRDRKALLWKLDGLSEYDARRPLTATGTNLLGLVKHVATVEARYFGEVFDRPSPEPLPQWQDSNGSDLWATEDETRDQIIGFYRRTWEHSDATINELPLDAPGHVPWWPEPYPNTNLFAIMAHVLAESIRHAGHADILREGLDGRTGLRAELEKQIDEEARAAYRAKIEQAARSAVPIKA
- a CDS encoding serine/threonine-protein phosphatase, producing MDVARRLEQWGRSWRPGHLLVAAMLTLILMVTVVDIMSPPDVHLGPFLVAAPAITASFAGARTTAVVGGVAVVAQVLVAAVRTTPLDLNHSAQIATLALMSVLATFFAHLRVKHEQQVTRLRSVAETAQRVLLRPIPRRIGPLRIASVYLAAEAEAQIGGDLYAAVRTDTGTRVIVGDVRGKGMEAVNEAALTLGAFRAVAHRQAELPALVLWLEQAISSDLTDPAAEAGPAEDEAESFVTAVVADIPDDEPVVHLVTCGHPPPLRLREGRVTPLDMPAPAPPLGLTQFAGGEPSVRTFAFEPGDTLLLYTDGVVEARDVAGAFYPLTGRLAGQPAGDPEALVERLCTDLLAYAGGCLGDDAAVLAISRSPALVAATGRAGGRPPSAPPPPQQAAPPG
- a CDS encoding DUF6510 family protein, whose amino-acid sequence is MSAQGTDAYTDGNALAGPLREIFAVDMTAAEGRCVGCGRSGPVATLRVYDHSPGLVARCPGCDTVILRLVRGPSAAWLDLRGSVSMRIPLPE
- a CDS encoding VanZ family protein → MALAFVAMVAFGAVLARATLVPSYASEGLAHANMHPGASLRQYYERYTVAGAVRQVGGNVLLGMPFGVLLPVLAPKARGALRVVVTTGLVMILVELAQGAVVQGRAFDIDDVIMNTTGALLGYLLFGRRLGRAVHAVRPAAPAQAAAPAAKPAGGTRTSRITKAFGTRGSGTAGKSEKSGKSGKTAKAGKGAKAAQAAPRKSFLSFGTVRRKAARRS
- a CDS encoding nuclear transport factor 2 family protein, with amino-acid sequence MTTRAEWETLLDRLAVDELISGYAAAVDDGDWTAYVALFAPDGRADYSSAGGIAGPATEVADWLASTMRLFPVRQHLVVNRRIALDPPSAVAHADYVNPMRLGEAGAGPTAPNFVCGGRYTFGLRHTGTGWRIAEVLVREKWRS